In one Vidua chalybeata isolate OUT-0048 chromosome 4, bVidCha1 merged haplotype, whole genome shotgun sequence genomic region, the following are encoded:
- the PRADC1 gene encoding protease-associated domain-containing protein 1, with protein MAAAARSRPTIPIGRSAVRPFANGERGAARWAGRGAAMLLWLWLWLCVCCCPARGLRIHEYLYFQVLSPGDIRYIFTATPAKDFGGVFNTRYDQIHLVPADPPEACGELSNGVFIQDQIALVERGGCSFLSKTRVIQEHGGRAIIIADNAYDNDSFYIEMIQDSSRRTADIPALFLLGRDGYMIRRSLEQHGLPWAVISIPVNVTSIPTYEMMQPPWTFW; from the exons ATGGCGGCGGCTGCTCGCTCCCGGCCCACAAT ACCAATAGGAAGGAGCGCGGTGAGACCATTCGCCAATGGGGAGCGTGGGGCGGCCCGGTGGGCGGGGCGTGGCGCAGCcatgctgctctggctctggctctggctctgcgTCTGCTGCTGCCCGGCCCGCG GATTACGCATCCATGAATATTTGTACTTCCAAGTGCTGAGCCCCGGGGACATCCGCTACATCTTCACTGCCACTCCAGCCAAGGATTTCGGTGGCGTGTTT AACACAAGGTACGACCAGATCCACCTGGTCCCGGCGGATCCTCCCGAGGCCTGTGGAGAGCTGAGCAATGGGGTCTTCATCCAGGACCAGATCGCCTTGGTGGAGAGGGG GGGCTGCTCGTTCCTGTCCAAGACACGAGTGATCCAGGAGCACGGCGGGCGGGCCATCATCATCGCCGACAACGCCTACGACAACGACAGCTTCTACATCGAGATGATCCAGGACAGCTCCCGGCGCACGGCCGACATCCCCGCGCTcttcctgctgggcagggacGG GTACATGATCAGGcgctccctggagcagcacgGGCTCCCCTGGGCCGTCATCTCCATTCCTGTCAACGTCACCAGCATTCCCACCTACGAGATGATGCAGCCCCCCTGGACCTTCTGGTAG
- the CCT7 gene encoding T-complex protein 1 subunit eta: MMPTPVILLKEGTDTSQGIPQLVSNINACQVIAEAVRTTLGPRGMDKLIVDDRGKATISNDGATILKLLDVVHPAAKTLVDIAKSQDAEVGDGTTSVTLLAAEFLKQVKPYVEEGLHPQIIIRAFRTATQLAVNKIKDIAVSVKKEDKDEQRSLLEKCAATALSSKLISQSKEFFSKMVVDAVMMLDDLLQLKMIGIKKVQGGALEDSQLVAGVAFKKTFSYAGFEMQPKKYQSPKIALLNVELELKAEKDNAEVRVNTVEDYQAIVDAEWNILYDKLDKIHKSGAKVVLSKLPIGDVATQYFADRDMFCAGRVPDEDLKRTMMACGGSIQTSVNALSDDVLGRCELFEETQIGGERYNFFTGCPKAKTCTIILRGGAEQFMEETERSLHDAIMIVRRAIKNDSVVAGGGAIEMELSKFLRDYSRTIPGKQQLLIGAYAKALEIIPRQLCDNAGFDATNILNKLRAKHAQGGMWYGVDVTNEDIADNFSACVWEPAVVRINALTAASEAACLIVSVDETIRNPRSTVDAAPRGRGRARPHNH; encoded by the exons ATGATG ccaaCGCCGGTTATCCTGCTGAAGGAGGGCACGGACACCTCGCAGGGCATCCCGCAGCTGGTCAGCAACATCAACGCGTGCCAGGTGATCGCCGAGGCCGTGCGCACCACGCTGGGCCCGCGCGGCATGGACAAGCTCATCGTGGACGACCGGG GCAAAGCCACCATCTCCAACGACGGGGCCACCATCCTGAAGCTGCTGGATGTTGTCCACCCGGCCGCGAAGACCTTGGTGGACATCGCCAAGTCCCAGGATGCTGAG GTGGGTGACGGCACCACGTCGGTGACCCTGCTGGCAGCCGAGTTCCTGAAGCAGGTGAAGCCCTACGTGGAGGAGGGGCTCCATCCCCAGATCATCATCCGCGCCTTCCGCACGGCCACGCAGCTG GCTGTGAACAAGATCAAAGACATCGCTGTCTCCGTGAAGAAGGAGGATAAAGA TGAGCAGAGGAGTCTCCTGGAGAAatgtgcagccacagccctgagctccaAGCTCATCTCCCAGAGCAAGGAGTTTTTCTCCAAGATGGTTGTAGATGCTGTGATGATGTTGGATGACTTGTTGCAGCTCAAGATGATCGGGATAAAGAAGGTGCAAGGAGGAGCTTTGGAA GACTCACAGCTGGTGGCTGGAGTTGCCTTCAAGAAAACCTTCTCCTACGCTGGGTTTGAGATGCAGCCCAAGAAGTACCAGTCCCCCAAAATCGCCCTGCTCAAcgtggagctggagctgaaagCTGAGAAGGACAACGCTGAGGTCAGAGTCAACACGGTGGAG GATTACCAGGCCATCGTGGATGCAGAGTGGAACATCCTGTATGACAAACTGGACAAGATCCACAAGTCAGGAGCCAAGGTGGTCCTGTCCAAGCTCCCCATTGGGGACGTGGCCACGCAGTACTTCGCAGACAGGGACATGTTCTGTGCCGGCCGCGTCCCGGACGAGGATCTCAAGAGGACCATGATG gCCTGTGGGGGATCCATCCAGACCAGTGTCAATGCCCTGTCTGATGACGTGCTGGGCCGCTGTGAGCTCTTTGAGGAGACCCAGATTGGGGGAGAGAG GTACAACTTCTTCACGGGCTGCCCCAAGGCCAAGACGTGCACCATCATCCTGCGCGGGGGCGCCGAGCAGTTCATGGAGGAGACGGAGCGCTCCCTGCACGACGCCATCATGATCGTCAGGAGGGCCATCAAG AACGACTCGGTGgtggcgggcggcggggccaTCGAGATGGAGCTCTCCAAGTTCCTGCGGGACTACTCGCGCACCATCCCGggcaagcagcagctgctgatcGGCGCCTACGCCAAGGCCCTGGAGATCATCCCCCGGCAGCTCTGCGACAACGCCGGCTTCGACGCCACCAACATCCTCAACAAGCTGCGAGCCAAGCACGCCCAG gGCGGGATGTGGTACGGCGTGGACGTGACCAACGAGGACATTGCAGACAATTTCTCGGCGTGCGTGTGGGAGCCGGCCGTGGTGCGCATCAACGCGCTGACGGCCGCCTCGGAGGCCGCGTGCCTCATCGTGTCCGTGGACGAGACCATCCGCAACCCCCGCTCCACCGTGGACGCTGctccccgcggccgcggccgggcccggccccacAACCACTGA